A window from Hemicordylus capensis ecotype Gifberg chromosome 2, rHemCap1.1.pri, whole genome shotgun sequence encodes these proteins:
- the SMARCC2 gene encoding SWI/SNF complex subunit SMARCC2 isoform X1, with amino-acid sequence MAVRKKDGGPNVKYYEASDTVSQFDSARVWLGKNYKKYIQAEPPTNKSLSSLVVQLLQFQEEVFGKHVSNAPLTKLPIKCFLDFKAGGALCHILAAAYKFKSDQGWRRFDFQNPSRMDRNVEMFMTIEKSLVQNNCLSRPNIYLHPDIDPKLQAKLKDIIKRHQGTVTEDKNNASHIVFPVPGSLEEEEWVRPIMKRDKQVLLHWGYYPDSYDTWIPASEIEAPVEDAPSAEKPRKVHAKWILDTDTFNEWMNEEDYEVNDEKNPVSRRKKISAKTLTDEVNSPDSDRRDKKGGNYKKRKRSPSPSPTPEAKKKNAKKGPSTPYTKSKRGHREEEQEDLTKDMDEPSPVPNVEEVTLPKTVNTKKDSESAPVKGGTMTDLDEPEDESMETTGKVSQDEEESNAGNKGEQAKNPDLHEDNVTEQTHHIIIPSYAAWFDYNSVHAIERRALPEFFNGKNKSKTPEIYLAYRNFMIDTYRLNPQEYLTSTACRRNLAGDVCAIMRVHAFLEQWGLINYQVDAESRPTPMGPPPTSHFHVLADTPSGLVPLQPKTPQGRQSDSDTKTGRKSKEIEDLVTETVKGKPEMQTTASQQMLNFPDKSKEKPPDMQNFGLRTDMYTKKNTPSKSKAAASATREWTEQETLLLLEALEMYKDDWNKVSEHVGSRTQDECILHFLRLPIEDPYLEDSEASLGPLAYQPIPFSQSGNPVMSTVAFLASVVDPRVASAAAKSALEEFSKMKEEVPTALVEAHVRKVEEAAKVTGKADPAFGLESSGIAGTTSDELERIGEGGERGAFRASAREAPSLDLAQCAVGTKKGAETQETRAGLASGLELTLNRLAQEESCTDENRTEAPPSEEKKEVKVREGEPREGTLEEEVKDKLGEMPRKEEDKSKEADGEKEMDKSDGDAMADEKEKEPKDGQEEGPKDLSETEGERKTKVERDIGEGNLSTAAAAALAAAAVKAKHLAAVEERKIKSLVALLVETQMKKLEIKLRHFEELETIMDREREALEYQRQQLLADRQAFHMEQLKYAEMRARQQHFQQMHQQQQQPPPPPPLSTSSQPLPSSGAPLAPAAHSMPISQTPVPAVSTGGQPSSMAQTEQIGQPVAVQPQQTATGPPPTGPGQTGQPPAVSHAQPPFPSQQPSSQILPGAVPAAVHPAMAGNIPSALPFGMPASIPFSMASNVTDSIGINFPANMPIHPVHGNLTCSMANPPIVNVSSTLHPAAAPLPHGSAAAQSPAIVAAMQGSLLPNAGLGSDQGPSLQADSIAPSPSTATPVPPTQ; translated from the exons TACATCCAAGCAGAGCCACCCACCAATAAGTCATTGTCCAGCCTAGTGGTGCAGCTGCTACAGTTCCAAGAAGAAGTGTTTGGGAAGCACGTCAGCAATGCACCACTCACCAAACTGCCG ATAAAATGCTTCCTGGATTTTAAAGCTGGTGGTGCCCTGTGTCATATCCTTGCAGCAGCCTATAAATTCAAGAGTGATCAAGGATG GCGGCGTTTCGATTTCCAGAATCCATCACGGATGGACCGCAATGTGGAGATGTTCATGACCATTGAAAAATCTCTAGTGCAG AACAATTGCCTCTCCCGACCTAACATCTATTTGCATCCAGACATTGACCCTAAACTGCAAGCAAAACTGAAAGATATCATCAAACGGCACCAG GGAACGGTTACTGAAGATAAGAATAATGCTTCTCACATCGTCTTTCCTGTTCCTGGTAGCCTGGAGGAAG AAGAGTGGGTTCGGCCCATCATGAAGAGAGACAAACAAGTCCTTCTGCACTGGGGCTACTACCCTGACAG CTATGACACTTGGATTCCAGCCAGTGAAATTGAAGCCCCTGTGGAGGATGCACCCTCAGCAGAGAAACCCCGTAAG GTTCATGCGAAGTGGATTCTGGATACAGACACTTTTAATGAGTGGATGAATGAAGAAGATTATGAGGTAAATGATGAGAAGAATCCTGTTTCCCGTCGGAAGAAAATCTCTGCCAAGACTCTCACTGACGAG GTTAACAGTCCTGACTCAGATCGACGGGACAAGAAGGGAGGAAACTATAAGAAAAGGAAACGTTCGCCCTCTCCTTCTCCTACTCCAGAAGCTAAAAAGAAGAATGCCAAGAAAGG GCCTTCCACTCCCTACACCAAATCTAAGCGTGGCCACCGTGAAGAGGAGCAAGAAGACCTCACTAAAGACATGGATGAGCCCTCCCCTGTCCCCAATGTTGAAGAAGTGACACTACCGAAAACAG TGAACACCAAGAAAGATTCCGAATCTGCTCCTGTGAAGGGTGGCACCATGACTGATTTGG atgagccagAAGATGAGAGCATGGAGACAACAGGCAAGGTGAGCCAA GACGAAGAGGAGAGCAATGCTGGCAAtaagggagagcaggccaagaaCCCTGACTTGCATGAAGACAATGTGACCGAGCAGACTCATCACATCATTATCCCCAGCTATGCGGCCTGGTTTGACTATAACAG tgtccacgcCATTGAGCGGAGAGCCCTCCCCGAATTTTTCAATGGCAAGAACAAGTCCAAGACTCCAGAAAT CTATTTGGCATATCGCAATTTCATGATTGACACATACCGGCTCAATCCCCAGGAGTACCTGACCTCAACTGCTTGTCGTCGGAACCTGGCTGGGGATGTCTGTGCCATCATGAG GGTCCACGCCTTTCTGGAACAGTGGGGGCTTATTAATTACCAAGTGGATGCAGAAAGTCGACCAACACCAATGGGACCACCGCCTACATCTCATTTCCACGTTCTGGCTGACACTCCTTCAGGATTGGTGCCACTGCAGCCCAAGACACCTCAG GGCCGTCAGAGTGACAGTGACACCAAAACTGGACGGAAGAGCAAGGAAATTGAGGATCTTGTCACGGAGACAGTGAAGGGGAAACCTGAGATG CAGACCACAGCTTCCCAGCAAATGCTGAACTTCCCTGACAAGAGCAAAGAGAAGCCACCAGACATGCAAAACTTTGGACTTCGCACTGACATGTACACCAAGAAGAACACTCCTTCCAAG agcaaagctgctgccagcgcTACTCGTGAGTGGACAGAGCAGGAGACATTATTGTTGCTAGAG GCACTGGAGATGTACAAAGATGACTGGAACAAGGTTTCTGAGCACGTTGGCAGTCGCACCCAAGATGAGTGTATTCTGCACTTCCTGCGTCTTCCTATCGAGGACCCTTACCTGGAGGACTCGGAGGCTTCGCTTGGGCCCCTGGCCTATCAGCCCATTCCCTTCAGTCAATCGGGCAACCCAGTAATGAGCACTGTGGCCTTCCTGGCTTCTGTTGTGGACCCCCGTGTGGCATCTGCAGCAGCCAAGTCAGCCCTAG AGGAGTTCTCCAAGATGAAGGAGGAGGTGCCCACAGCTTTGGTTGAAGCTCATGTTCGCAAGGTAGAGGAAGCAGCCAAGGTGACAGGCAAGGCAGACCCGGCATTTGGGCTGGAGAGCAGCGGCATTGCAGGAACCACGTCCGATGAGCTGGAGAGAATAGGTGAGGGGGGCGAGCGGGGCGCCTTCCGCGCTTCAGCCCGCGAAGCGCCCTCGTTGGACCTCGCCCAGTGTGCGGTGGGGACTAAGAAGGGTGCCGAGACGCAAGAGACCAGAGCCGGCCTGGCTTCCGGCCTGGAGCTCACACTCAATCGCCTGGCACAGG AAGAGAGCTGCACGGATGAGAACCGAACAGAAGCACCACCAtcagaggagaagaaagaggtGAAGGTGCGGGAGGGC GAACCAAGAGAAGGAACCCTGGAAGAGGAAGTGAAAGATAAGCTTGGAGAGATGCCCAGGAAAGAAGAGGATAAAAGCAAAGAGGCTGATGGTGAGAAGGAAATGGACAAGAGTGATGGAGATGCTATGG ctgatgaaaaggagaaagaaCCCAAGGATGGCCAGGAAGAGGGACCCAAAGATCTCTCAGAGACAGAGGGTGAGCGGAAGACCAAGGTGGAGAGAGACATTGGCGAAGGTAACCTCtccactgcagcagctgctgctctggctgctgcagcagtcaaggccAAG cACTTGGCAGCAGTGGAGGAGCGTAAAATCAAGTCACTGGTTGCCTTGCTGGTGGAAACACAGATGAAGAAGCTTGAAATCAAGTTGAGGCACTTTGAGGAGCTGGAGACCATCATGGATCGGGAGCGCGAGGCA CTAGAGTACCAGAGACAGCAACTCCTGGCTGATCGACAGGCCTTCCACATGGAGCAGCTCAAGTATGCAGAGATGCGTGCTCGCCAGCAGCATTTCCAGCAGAtgcatcaacagcagcagcaaccgccaccgccaccgcccctCTCCACAAGCTCCCAGCCCCTCCCTTCCTCAGGGGCCCCCCTGGCACCAGCTGCCCACTCCATGCCCATTTCACAGACACCTGTGCCAGCTGTCAGCACTGGAGGCCAGCCCAGCAGTATGGCTCAAACAGAACAGATTGGGCAGCCAGTGGCCGTTCAACCCCAGCAGACAGCAACTGGACCACCACCAACAGGCCCAGGGCAAACTGGACAGCCGCCTGCAGTTTCTCATG cccaGCCTCCGTTCCCCAGCCAGCAGCCATCATCCCAGATTCTCCCCGGGGCAGTCCCAGCAGCTGTTCACCCTGCCATGGCTGGTAATATCCCCTCGGCTCTGCCTTTTGGAATGCCTGCCTCCATCCCATTTAGCATGGCTAGTAACGTAACAGACTCCATCGGCATTAACTTCCCTGCTAACATGCCCATCCATCCAGTGCATGGTAACCTTACGTGCAGCATGGCTAATCCGCCCATCGTCAACGTCTCTAGCACCCTGCACCCTGCTGCCGCCCCACTGCCTCACGGTTCTGCAGCTGCCCAAAGCCCAGCTATCGTGGCAGCAATGCAGGGCAGCCTCCTTCCAAATGCTGGTCTTGGATCAG
- the SMARCC2 gene encoding SWI/SNF complex subunit SMARCC2 isoform X3, with amino-acid sequence MAVRKKDGGPNVKYYEASDTVSQFDSARVWLGKNYKKYIQAEPPTNKSLSSLVVQLLQFQEEVFGKHVSNAPLTKLPIKCFLDFKAGGALCHILAAAYKFKSDQGWRRFDFQNPSRMDRNVEMFMTIEKSLVQNNCLSRPNIYLHPDIDPKLQAKLKDIIKRHQGTVTEDKNNASHIVFPVPGSLEEEEWVRPIMKRDKQVLLHWGYYPDSYDTWIPASEIEAPVEDAPSAEKPRKVHAKWILDTDTFNEWMNEEDYEVNDEKNPVSRRKKISAKTLTDEVNSPDSDRRDKKGGNYKKRKRSPSPSPTPEAKKKNAKKGPSTPYTKSKRGHREEEQEDLTKDMDEPSPVPNVEEVTLPKTVNTKKDSESAPVKGGTMTDLDEPEDESMETTGKVSQDEEESNAGNKGEQAKNPDLHEDNVTEQTHHIIIPSYAAWFDYNSVHAIERRALPEFFNGKNKSKTPEIYLAYRNFMIDTYRLNPQEYLTSTACRRNLAGDVCAIMRVHAFLEQWGLINYQVDAESRPTPMGPPPTSHFHVLADTPSGLVPLQPKTPQGRQSDSDTKTGRKSKEIEDLVTETVKGKPEMTTASQQMLNFPDKSKEKPPDMQNFGLRTDMYTKKNTPSKSKAAASATREWTEQETLLLLEALEMYKDDWNKVSEHVGSRTQDECILHFLRLPIEDPYLEDSEASLGPLAYQPIPFSQSGNPVMSTVAFLASVVDPRVASAAAKSALEEFSKMKEEVPTALVEAHVRKVEEAAKVTGKADPAFGLESSGIAGTTSDELERIGEGGERGAFRASAREAPSLDLAQCAVGTKKGAETQETRAGLASGLELTLNRLAQEESCTDENRTEAPPSEEKKEVKVREGEPREGTLEEEVKDKLGEMPRKEEDKSKEADGEKEMDKSDGDAMADEKEKEPKDGQEEGPKDLSETEGERKTKVERDIGEGNLSTAAAAALAAAAVKAKHLAAVEERKIKSLVALLVETQMKKLEIKLRHFEELETIMDREREALEYQRQQLLADRQAFHMEQLKYAEMRARQQHFQQMHQQQQQPPPPPPLSTSSQPLPSSGAPLAPAAHSMPISQTPVPAVSTGGQPSSMAQTEQIGQPVAVQPQQTATGPPPTGPGQTGQPPAVSHAQPPFPSQQPSSQILPGAVPAAVHPAMAGNIPSALPFGMPASIPFSMASNVTDSIGINFPANMPIHPVHGNLTCSMANPPIVNVSSTLHPAAAPLPHGSAAAQSPAIVAAMQGSLLPNAGLGSDQGPSLQADSIAPSPSTATPVPPTQ; translated from the exons TACATCCAAGCAGAGCCACCCACCAATAAGTCATTGTCCAGCCTAGTGGTGCAGCTGCTACAGTTCCAAGAAGAAGTGTTTGGGAAGCACGTCAGCAATGCACCACTCACCAAACTGCCG ATAAAATGCTTCCTGGATTTTAAAGCTGGTGGTGCCCTGTGTCATATCCTTGCAGCAGCCTATAAATTCAAGAGTGATCAAGGATG GCGGCGTTTCGATTTCCAGAATCCATCACGGATGGACCGCAATGTGGAGATGTTCATGACCATTGAAAAATCTCTAGTGCAG AACAATTGCCTCTCCCGACCTAACATCTATTTGCATCCAGACATTGACCCTAAACTGCAAGCAAAACTGAAAGATATCATCAAACGGCACCAG GGAACGGTTACTGAAGATAAGAATAATGCTTCTCACATCGTCTTTCCTGTTCCTGGTAGCCTGGAGGAAG AAGAGTGGGTTCGGCCCATCATGAAGAGAGACAAACAAGTCCTTCTGCACTGGGGCTACTACCCTGACAG CTATGACACTTGGATTCCAGCCAGTGAAATTGAAGCCCCTGTGGAGGATGCACCCTCAGCAGAGAAACCCCGTAAG GTTCATGCGAAGTGGATTCTGGATACAGACACTTTTAATGAGTGGATGAATGAAGAAGATTATGAGGTAAATGATGAGAAGAATCCTGTTTCCCGTCGGAAGAAAATCTCTGCCAAGACTCTCACTGACGAG GTTAACAGTCCTGACTCAGATCGACGGGACAAGAAGGGAGGAAACTATAAGAAAAGGAAACGTTCGCCCTCTCCTTCTCCTACTCCAGAAGCTAAAAAGAAGAATGCCAAGAAAGG GCCTTCCACTCCCTACACCAAATCTAAGCGTGGCCACCGTGAAGAGGAGCAAGAAGACCTCACTAAAGACATGGATGAGCCCTCCCCTGTCCCCAATGTTGAAGAAGTGACACTACCGAAAACAG TGAACACCAAGAAAGATTCCGAATCTGCTCCTGTGAAGGGTGGCACCATGACTGATTTGG atgagccagAAGATGAGAGCATGGAGACAACAGGCAAGGTGAGCCAA GACGAAGAGGAGAGCAATGCTGGCAAtaagggagagcaggccaagaaCCCTGACTTGCATGAAGACAATGTGACCGAGCAGACTCATCACATCATTATCCCCAGCTATGCGGCCTGGTTTGACTATAACAG tgtccacgcCATTGAGCGGAGAGCCCTCCCCGAATTTTTCAATGGCAAGAACAAGTCCAAGACTCCAGAAAT CTATTTGGCATATCGCAATTTCATGATTGACACATACCGGCTCAATCCCCAGGAGTACCTGACCTCAACTGCTTGTCGTCGGAACCTGGCTGGGGATGTCTGTGCCATCATGAG GGTCCACGCCTTTCTGGAACAGTGGGGGCTTATTAATTACCAAGTGGATGCAGAAAGTCGACCAACACCAATGGGACCACCGCCTACATCTCATTTCCACGTTCTGGCTGACACTCCTTCAGGATTGGTGCCACTGCAGCCCAAGACACCTCAG GGCCGTCAGAGTGACAGTGACACCAAAACTGGACGGAAGAGCAAGGAAATTGAGGATCTTGTCACGGAGACAGTGAAGGGGAAACCTGAGATG ACCACAGCTTCCCAGCAAATGCTGAACTTCCCTGACAAGAGCAAAGAGAAGCCACCAGACATGCAAAACTTTGGACTTCGCACTGACATGTACACCAAGAAGAACACTCCTTCCAAG agcaaagctgctgccagcgcTACTCGTGAGTGGACAGAGCAGGAGACATTATTGTTGCTAGAG GCACTGGAGATGTACAAAGATGACTGGAACAAGGTTTCTGAGCACGTTGGCAGTCGCACCCAAGATGAGTGTATTCTGCACTTCCTGCGTCTTCCTATCGAGGACCCTTACCTGGAGGACTCGGAGGCTTCGCTTGGGCCCCTGGCCTATCAGCCCATTCCCTTCAGTCAATCGGGCAACCCAGTAATGAGCACTGTGGCCTTCCTGGCTTCTGTTGTGGACCCCCGTGTGGCATCTGCAGCAGCCAAGTCAGCCCTAG AGGAGTTCTCCAAGATGAAGGAGGAGGTGCCCACAGCTTTGGTTGAAGCTCATGTTCGCAAGGTAGAGGAAGCAGCCAAGGTGACAGGCAAGGCAGACCCGGCATTTGGGCTGGAGAGCAGCGGCATTGCAGGAACCACGTCCGATGAGCTGGAGAGAATAGGTGAGGGGGGCGAGCGGGGCGCCTTCCGCGCTTCAGCCCGCGAAGCGCCCTCGTTGGACCTCGCCCAGTGTGCGGTGGGGACTAAGAAGGGTGCCGAGACGCAAGAGACCAGAGCCGGCCTGGCTTCCGGCCTGGAGCTCACACTCAATCGCCTGGCACAGG AAGAGAGCTGCACGGATGAGAACCGAACAGAAGCACCACCAtcagaggagaagaaagaggtGAAGGTGCGGGAGGGC GAACCAAGAGAAGGAACCCTGGAAGAGGAAGTGAAAGATAAGCTTGGAGAGATGCCCAGGAAAGAAGAGGATAAAAGCAAAGAGGCTGATGGTGAGAAGGAAATGGACAAGAGTGATGGAGATGCTATGG ctgatgaaaaggagaaagaaCCCAAGGATGGCCAGGAAGAGGGACCCAAAGATCTCTCAGAGACAGAGGGTGAGCGGAAGACCAAGGTGGAGAGAGACATTGGCGAAGGTAACCTCtccactgcagcagctgctgctctggctgctgcagcagtcaaggccAAG cACTTGGCAGCAGTGGAGGAGCGTAAAATCAAGTCACTGGTTGCCTTGCTGGTGGAAACACAGATGAAGAAGCTTGAAATCAAGTTGAGGCACTTTGAGGAGCTGGAGACCATCATGGATCGGGAGCGCGAGGCA CTAGAGTACCAGAGACAGCAACTCCTGGCTGATCGACAGGCCTTCCACATGGAGCAGCTCAAGTATGCAGAGATGCGTGCTCGCCAGCAGCATTTCCAGCAGAtgcatcaacagcagcagcaaccgccaccgccaccgcccctCTCCACAAGCTCCCAGCCCCTCCCTTCCTCAGGGGCCCCCCTGGCACCAGCTGCCCACTCCATGCCCATTTCACAGACACCTGTGCCAGCTGTCAGCACTGGAGGCCAGCCCAGCAGTATGGCTCAAACAGAACAGATTGGGCAGCCAGTGGCCGTTCAACCCCAGCAGACAGCAACTGGACCACCACCAACAGGCCCAGGGCAAACTGGACAGCCGCCTGCAGTTTCTCATG cccaGCCTCCGTTCCCCAGCCAGCAGCCATCATCCCAGATTCTCCCCGGGGCAGTCCCAGCAGCTGTTCACCCTGCCATGGCTGGTAATATCCCCTCGGCTCTGCCTTTTGGAATGCCTGCCTCCATCCCATTTAGCATGGCTAGTAACGTAACAGACTCCATCGGCATTAACTTCCCTGCTAACATGCCCATCCATCCAGTGCATGGTAACCTTACGTGCAGCATGGCTAATCCGCCCATCGTCAACGTCTCTAGCACCCTGCACCCTGCTGCCGCCCCACTGCCTCACGGTTCTGCAGCTGCCCAAAGCCCAGCTATCGTGGCAGCAATGCAGGGCAGCCTCCTTCCAAATGCTGGTCTTGGATCAG
- the SMARCC2 gene encoding SWI/SNF complex subunit SMARCC2 isoform X6: MAVRKKDGGPNVKYYEASDTVSQFDSARVWLGKNYKKYIQAEPPTNKSLSSLVVQLLQFQEEVFGKHVSNAPLTKLPIKCFLDFKAGGALCHILAAAYKFKSDQGWRRFDFQNPSRMDRNVEMFMTIEKSLVQNNCLSRPNIYLHPDIDPKLQAKLKDIIKRHQGTVTEDKNNASHIVFPVPGSLEEEEWVRPIMKRDKQVLLHWGYYPDSYDTWIPASEIEAPVEDAPSAEKPRKVHAKWILDTDTFNEWMNEEDYEVNDEKNPVSRRKKISAKTLTDEVNSPDSDRRDKKGGNYKKRKRSPSPSPTPEAKKKNAKKGPSTPYTKSKRGHREEEQEDLTKDMDEPSPVPNVEEVTLPKTVNTKKDSESAPVKGGTMTDLDEPEDESMETTGKVSQDEEESNAGNKGEQAKNPDLHEDNVTEQTHHIIIPSYAAWFDYNSVHAIERRALPEFFNGKNKSKTPEIYLAYRNFMIDTYRLNPQEYLTSTACRRNLAGDVCAIMRVHAFLEQWGLINYQVDAESRPTPMGPPPTSHFHVLADTPSGLVPLQPKTPQGRQSDSDTKTGRKSKEIEDLVTETVKGKPEMQTTASQQMLNFPDKSKEKPPDMQNFGLRTDMYTKKNTPSKSKAAASATREWTEQETLLLLEALEMYKDDWNKVSEHVGSRTQDECILHFLRLPIEDPYLEDSEASLGPLAYQPIPFSQSGNPVMSTVAFLASVVDPRVASAAAKSALEEFSKMKEEVPTALVEAHVRKVEEAAKVTGKADPAFGLESSGIAGTTSDELERIGEGGERGAFRASAREAPSLDLAQCAVGTKKGAETQETRAGLASGLELTLNRLAQESCTDENRTEAPPSEEKKEVKEPREGTLEEEVKDKLGEMPRKEEDKSKEADGEKEMDKSDGDAMADEKEKEPKDGQEEGPKDLSETEGERKTKVERDIGEGNLSTAAAAALAAAAVKAKHLAAVEERKIKSLVALLVETQMKKLEIKLRHFEELETIMDREREALEYQRQQLLADRQAFHMEQLKYAEMRARQQHFQQMHQQQQQPPPPPPLSTSSQPLPSSGAPLAPAAHSMPISQTPVPAVSTGGQPSSMAQTEQIGQPVAVQPQQTATGPPPTGPGQTGQPPAVSHAQPPFPSQQPSSQILPGAVPAAVHPAMAGNIPSALPFGMPASIPFSMASNVTDSIGINFPANMPIHPVHGNLTCSMANPPIVNVSSTLHPAAAPLPHGSAAAQSPAIVAAMQGSLLPNAGLGSDQGPSLQADSIAPSPSTATPVPPTQ; the protein is encoded by the exons TACATCCAAGCAGAGCCACCCACCAATAAGTCATTGTCCAGCCTAGTGGTGCAGCTGCTACAGTTCCAAGAAGAAGTGTTTGGGAAGCACGTCAGCAATGCACCACTCACCAAACTGCCG ATAAAATGCTTCCTGGATTTTAAAGCTGGTGGTGCCCTGTGTCATATCCTTGCAGCAGCCTATAAATTCAAGAGTGATCAAGGATG GCGGCGTTTCGATTTCCAGAATCCATCACGGATGGACCGCAATGTGGAGATGTTCATGACCATTGAAAAATCTCTAGTGCAG AACAATTGCCTCTCCCGACCTAACATCTATTTGCATCCAGACATTGACCCTAAACTGCAAGCAAAACTGAAAGATATCATCAAACGGCACCAG GGAACGGTTACTGAAGATAAGAATAATGCTTCTCACATCGTCTTTCCTGTTCCTGGTAGCCTGGAGGAAG AAGAGTGGGTTCGGCCCATCATGAAGAGAGACAAACAAGTCCTTCTGCACTGGGGCTACTACCCTGACAG CTATGACACTTGGATTCCAGCCAGTGAAATTGAAGCCCCTGTGGAGGATGCACCCTCAGCAGAGAAACCCCGTAAG GTTCATGCGAAGTGGATTCTGGATACAGACACTTTTAATGAGTGGATGAATGAAGAAGATTATGAGGTAAATGATGAGAAGAATCCTGTTTCCCGTCGGAAGAAAATCTCTGCCAAGACTCTCACTGACGAG GTTAACAGTCCTGACTCAGATCGACGGGACAAGAAGGGAGGAAACTATAAGAAAAGGAAACGTTCGCCCTCTCCTTCTCCTACTCCAGAAGCTAAAAAGAAGAATGCCAAGAAAGG GCCTTCCACTCCCTACACCAAATCTAAGCGTGGCCACCGTGAAGAGGAGCAAGAAGACCTCACTAAAGACATGGATGAGCCCTCCCCTGTCCCCAATGTTGAAGAAGTGACACTACCGAAAACAG TGAACACCAAGAAAGATTCCGAATCTGCTCCTGTGAAGGGTGGCACCATGACTGATTTGG atgagccagAAGATGAGAGCATGGAGACAACAGGCAAGGTGAGCCAA GACGAAGAGGAGAGCAATGCTGGCAAtaagggagagcaggccaagaaCCCTGACTTGCATGAAGACAATGTGACCGAGCAGACTCATCACATCATTATCCCCAGCTATGCGGCCTGGTTTGACTATAACAG tgtccacgcCATTGAGCGGAGAGCCCTCCCCGAATTTTTCAATGGCAAGAACAAGTCCAAGACTCCAGAAAT CTATTTGGCATATCGCAATTTCATGATTGACACATACCGGCTCAATCCCCAGGAGTACCTGACCTCAACTGCTTGTCGTCGGAACCTGGCTGGGGATGTCTGTGCCATCATGAG GGTCCACGCCTTTCTGGAACAGTGGGGGCTTATTAATTACCAAGTGGATGCAGAAAGTCGACCAACACCAATGGGACCACCGCCTACATCTCATTTCCACGTTCTGGCTGACACTCCTTCAGGATTGGTGCCACTGCAGCCCAAGACACCTCAG GGCCGTCAGAGTGACAGTGACACCAAAACTGGACGGAAGAGCAAGGAAATTGAGGATCTTGTCACGGAGACAGTGAAGGGGAAACCTGAGATG CAGACCACAGCTTCCCAGCAAATGCTGAACTTCCCTGACAAGAGCAAAGAGAAGCCACCAGACATGCAAAACTTTGGACTTCGCACTGACATGTACACCAAGAAGAACACTCCTTCCAAG agcaaagctgctgccagcgcTACTCGTGAGTGGACAGAGCAGGAGACATTATTGTTGCTAGAG GCACTGGAGATGTACAAAGATGACTGGAACAAGGTTTCTGAGCACGTTGGCAGTCGCACCCAAGATGAGTGTATTCTGCACTTCCTGCGTCTTCCTATCGAGGACCCTTACCTGGAGGACTCGGAGGCTTCGCTTGGGCCCCTGGCCTATCAGCCCATTCCCTTCAGTCAATCGGGCAACCCAGTAATGAGCACTGTGGCCTTCCTGGCTTCTGTTGTGGACCCCCGTGTGGCATCTGCAGCAGCCAAGTCAGCCCTAG AGGAGTTCTCCAAGATGAAGGAGGAGGTGCCCACAGCTTTGGTTGAAGCTCATGTTCGCAAGGTAGAGGAAGCAGCCAAGGTGACAGGCAAGGCAGACCCGGCATTTGGGCTGGAGAGCAGCGGCATTGCAGGAACCACGTCCGATGAGCTGGAGAGAATAGGTGAGGGGGGCGAGCGGGGCGCCTTCCGCGCTTCAGCCCGCGAAGCGCCCTCGTTGGACCTCGCCCAGTGTGCGGTGGGGACTAAGAAGGGTGCCGAGACGCAAGAGACCAGAGCCGGCCTGGCTTCCGGCCTGGAGCTCACACTCAATCGCCTGGCACAGG AGAGCTGCACGGATGAGAACCGAACAGAAGCACCACCAtcagaggagaagaaagaggtGAAG GAACCAAGAGAAGGAACCCTGGAAGAGGAAGTGAAAGATAAGCTTGGAGAGATGCCCAGGAAAGAAGAGGATAAAAGCAAAGAGGCTGATGGTGAGAAGGAAATGGACAAGAGTGATGGAGATGCTATGG ctgatgaaaaggagaaagaaCCCAAGGATGGCCAGGAAGAGGGACCCAAAGATCTCTCAGAGACAGAGGGTGAGCGGAAGACCAAGGTGGAGAGAGACATTGGCGAAGGTAACCTCtccactgcagcagctgctgctctggctgctgcagcagtcaaggccAAG cACTTGGCAGCAGTGGAGGAGCGTAAAATCAAGTCACTGGTTGCCTTGCTGGTGGAAACACAGATGAAGAAGCTTGAAATCAAGTTGAGGCACTTTGAGGAGCTGGAGACCATCATGGATCGGGAGCGCGAGGCA CTAGAGTACCAGAGACAGCAACTCCTGGCTGATCGACAGGCCTTCCACATGGAGCAGCTCAAGTATGCAGAGATGCGTGCTCGCCAGCAGCATTTCCAGCAGAtgcatcaacagcagcagcaaccgccaccgccaccgcccctCTCCACAAGCTCCCAGCCCCTCCCTTCCTCAGGGGCCCCCCTGGCACCAGCTGCCCACTCCATGCCCATTTCACAGACACCTGTGCCAGCTGTCAGCACTGGAGGCCAGCCCAGCAGTATGGCTCAAACAGAACAGATTGGGCAGCCAGTGGCCGTTCAACCCCAGCAGACAGCAACTGGACCACCACCAACAGGCCCAGGGCAAACTGGACAGCCGCCTGCAGTTTCTCATG cccaGCCTCCGTTCCCCAGCCAGCAGCCATCATCCCAGATTCTCCCCGGGGCAGTCCCAGCAGCTGTTCACCCTGCCATGGCTGGTAATATCCCCTCGGCTCTGCCTTTTGGAATGCCTGCCTCCATCCCATTTAGCATGGCTAGTAACGTAACAGACTCCATCGGCATTAACTTCCCTGCTAACATGCCCATCCATCCAGTGCATGGTAACCTTACGTGCAGCATGGCTAATCCGCCCATCGTCAACGTCTCTAGCACCCTGCACCCTGCTGCCGCCCCACTGCCTCACGGTTCTGCAGCTGCCCAAAGCCCAGCTATCGTGGCAGCAATGCAGGGCAGCCTCCTTCCAAATGCTGGTCTTGGATCAG